One window of the Prochlorococcus marinus CUG1438 genome contains the following:
- a CDS encoding glycosyl transferase: MDFQQGLITTIHEYGVTRNLLKELNKSLKKRSTSILIPCLYEEFERPALKDIREVLKDLSGLNELVIALSAKTVEQVKAAKSFFDSMPFPVHVQWTNSPSVIELLKSQEKNGLELLGTPGKGWAVWQGIGVATRKSEVVALFDADIRTFSPLYPSRMILPLLDESYGISYVKAFYSRLSLETNQLQGRATRLFVGPLLASLEQLVGKGPFLQYLQSFRYPLAGEFAFTKDLAMNLRIPCDWGLEIGLLSEVYRNVRTSKIAQVDLGLFDHKHKNIGDSSKEGLQKMCTEILSSVLRGLMEHQAETLTSTQLATLEVLYKRVGEDRVKQFGLDSAVNQLPYDRHEEELSVQKFAKLLRPATEDYLAYPTTQQLPSWSRVLSCENKLQEDLAIAGSQDIKATEKELIKNF; the protein is encoded by the coding sequence ATGGACTTTCAACAAGGGTTAATCACAACAATACATGAATATGGAGTTACAAGAAATTTACTTAAAGAATTAAACAAAAGTCTTAAAAAAAGATCAACTAGCATTTTGATACCTTGCTTATATGAAGAATTTGAGCGTCCAGCATTAAAAGATATAAGAGAAGTTTTAAAAGATCTTTCAGGCTTAAATGAATTAGTTATTGCTCTCTCTGCAAAAACTGTTGAACAAGTTAAAGCGGCAAAATCATTTTTTGACTCAATGCCATTTCCAGTTCACGTGCAATGGACTAATTCTCCCTCTGTAATAGAACTATTAAAAAGCCAAGAAAAAAATGGGTTAGAACTTTTAGGAACTCCAGGAAAAGGATGGGCTGTGTGGCAAGGCATAGGAGTTGCTACAAGAAAATCAGAAGTTGTTGCTCTTTTTGATGCTGACATAAGAACTTTTAGTCCTTTGTATCCTTCAAGAATGATACTTCCACTTCTAGATGAATCATATGGAATATCATATGTAAAGGCTTTTTACAGCAGATTATCCTTAGAGACCAATCAATTGCAAGGAAGAGCAACGAGATTATTTGTGGGACCCTTATTGGCTAGTCTTGAGCAGTTAGTAGGGAAGGGTCCTTTTTTACAATATCTTCAATCATTTAGATATCCATTAGCAGGTGAATTTGCTTTCACCAAAGATCTTGCTATGAATTTACGAATTCCTTGTGACTGGGGTTTAGAGATAGGTTTATTATCAGAGGTTTATAGAAACGTAAGAACCTCCAAAATAGCCCAAGTTGACCTAGGTTTGTTTGATCATAAACATAAGAATATTGGTGATTCATCTAAAGAGGGATTGCAAAAAATGTGTACAGAAATACTTTCAAGTGTTTTAAGAGGTCTCATGGAGCATCAAGCAGAGACCTTGACAAGTACTCAACTAGCTACCTTGGAAGTTCTTTATAAAAGAGTTGGAGAAGATAGAGTAAAACAATTTGGGTTAGATTCAGCAGTTAATCAACTTCCATACGATAGGCATGAAGAAGAGCTATCAGTACAAAAATTTGCAAAACTATTGAGACCAGCTACAGAAGATTACTTGGCTTACCCTACGACACAGCAGTTACCAAGTTGGTCAAGAGTTCTATCTTGTGAGAACAAACTGCAAGAAGATCTAGCAATTGCTGGGTCACAAGATATAAAGGCAACTGAAAAAGAATTAATTAAAAACTTCTAA
- a CDS encoding sugar phosphorylase codes for MKQIDSEKKLNRLKIDKLLKTIYSNNTTEEINFISNQLLQILEDFSEKSAYEEIRDKERWNESHSVLITYADSIYKSGKATLITLSELLSKHFGSLSKVLHILPFLKSTSDGGFAVSSYDSLEEKFGGWDDLKRISKNHDLMADLVLNHVSSSHPWVQQFIKSQEPGISNVFSPKENLDWSNVVRPRSSSLFSQINTEDGPKQVWTTFGPDQIDLNWHNPKMTLEFLNLIITYLSNGIKWFRLDAVGFIWKESGTTCLHLPKAHSIVKLLRVLLNNLLDEGVLITETNVPQKENLSYLIPDDEAHMAYNFPLPPLVLEAIITSRADILNSWIFDWPQLPDDTTLFNFTASHDGVGLRALEGLMNEERIKDLLINCEKRGGLVSHRRLSNGDDKPYELNISWWSAMEDSSRDSKRFQYERFILSQLLVMALKGVPAFYLPALLASENDIKSFSMTGQRRDLNREKFKSENLLAVLNNPESNANKNLKYLRNAMDVRSELKQFHPCSEMKCLSKGRSDIVVIKRGSGPESVYAIHNMTENKINYQLNDNDLPRINDNDFNTQDFLTSNKYNYKNISLDPFQVIWLSAL; via the coding sequence GTGAAGCAAATTGATTCAGAGAAAAAATTAAATAGATTAAAAATTGATAAATTGTTAAAAACAATTTATTCAAATAATACTACAGAAGAAATTAATTTTATTTCAAATCAATTATTACAGATTTTAGAAGATTTCTCAGAGAAATCTGCTTATGAAGAAATAAGAGATAAGGAAAGGTGGAATGAATCACATTCGGTTTTGATAACTTATGCAGATAGTATATATAAAAGTGGCAAGGCAACATTAATAACTCTAAGTGAGTTGTTAAGTAAACATTTTGGCAGTCTTTCTAAAGTTTTACATATTCTTCCTTTTTTGAAATCTACAAGCGATGGAGGTTTTGCAGTCTCAAGTTATGATTCCTTAGAAGAAAAGTTTGGTGGTTGGGATGATCTCAAAAGAATTTCAAAAAATCATGATTTGATGGCTGATTTAGTACTAAACCATGTCTCATCATCTCACCCATGGGTTCAACAATTTATTAAATCCCAAGAACCTGGTATATCAAATGTTTTTTCACCGAAAGAAAATCTTGACTGGTCAAATGTTGTTAGACCAAGGAGTTCCTCCTTGTTTTCTCAAATAAATACTGAAGATGGTCCTAAACAAGTTTGGACAACTTTTGGACCAGATCAAATTGATTTGAATTGGCATAATCCAAAAATGACACTTGAGTTCTTAAATTTAATTATTACTTATTTATCTAATGGAATTAAATGGTTCAGACTTGATGCTGTAGGTTTTATTTGGAAGGAGTCAGGTACAACGTGCTTGCATTTACCAAAAGCACATTCAATTGTGAAACTCTTAAGAGTTCTTTTGAATAATCTTCTTGATGAGGGAGTTTTAATAACTGAAACTAATGTTCCTCAGAAGGAAAATTTATCTTATCTGATTCCTGATGATGAAGCACATATGGCGTACAATTTCCCATTACCTCCTCTTGTCCTAGAAGCAATCATTACATCAAGAGCTGATATTCTAAACTCATGGATTTTTGATTGGCCACAATTACCTGATGATACTACTCTTTTTAATTTTACTGCATCGCACGATGGAGTTGGATTGAGAGCTCTTGAGGGTTTAATGAACGAGGAGAGAATAAAAGATTTATTGATAAATTGTGAGAAAAGAGGTGGTTTAGTAAGTCATAGACGTTTATCAAATGGAGATGATAAACCTTACGAATTGAATATTAGTTGGTGGAGTGCAATGGAAGACTCTAGTAGAGATTCAAAAAGATTTCAATATGAGAGATTTATTTTGAGTCAATTATTAGTAATGGCTTTGAAAGGTGTTCCTGCCTTTTATTTACCAGCATTACTAGCTTCAGAAAATGATATCAAAAGTTTTTCTATGACGGGTCAAAGAAGAGACCTAAATAGAGAAAAATTTAAATCAGAAAATCTTTTAGCCGTTTTAAATAATCCTGAATCTAATGCTAATAAAAACTTAAAATATCTTCGTAATGCAATGGATGTAAGATCAGAATTAAAGCAATTTCACCCTTGTTCGGAAATGAAATGTTTGTCTAAAGGTAGAAGTGATATTGTTGTAATCAAAAGAGGTAGTGGTCCTGAGTCTGTTTATGCAATTCATAATATGACTGAAAATAAAATTAATTATCAATTAAATGATAATGATCTACCAAGAATAAATGATAATGATTTTAATACCCAAGATTTTTTAACATCAAATAAATACAATTACAAAAATATTAGTCTTGATCCTTTTCAAGTAATTTGGCTTAGTGCTTTATAA
- a CDS encoding mannosyl-3-phosphoglycerate phosphatase-related protein has product MIENSNLWVVTDVDGTLMDHSYDLTPARETIKKLQKLSIPVILCTSKTASEVKVIRKELELTDPYIVENGAAIYGESLEKVKGEIILGIKYELLEEILNLISKEINYKLIPLNNLNDKEATELTGLKGNSLNLMRDRHWSMPFLNPPNLLDEKINICCKKFKVNIFKGNRMSHLLSTNSDKGKAINALKKISKTQNIQIVGLGDSPNDLPLLLNSDIKIVIPGIKGPNLNLLEQLENLDFTVATEPNGYGWKREINKLLNNLKLT; this is encoded by the coding sequence ATGATAGAAAATTCTAATCTTTGGGTTGTGACTGATGTTGATGGGACTCTAATGGATCATTCCTATGACTTAACACCTGCTAGAGAAACCATAAAAAAACTACAAAAACTATCTATACCCGTAATTCTTTGTACAAGCAAAACCGCTTCTGAAGTAAAAGTTATTAGAAAGGAACTAGAATTGACGGATCCTTATATCGTTGAGAATGGTGCAGCAATATATGGCGAATCTCTTGAGAAGGTAAAAGGGGAAATTATTCTTGGAATTAAATACGAATTGCTTGAAGAAATCCTGAATCTAATTTCTAAGGAAATTAATTATAAACTTATTCCTCTTAATAATCTCAATGATAAGGAGGCAACTGAGCTTACAGGTTTAAAAGGTAATTCATTGAATTTAATGCGAGATAGACATTGGAGTATGCCTTTTTTAAATCCGCCAAATTTATTAGATGAAAAAATTAATATTTGTTGTAAAAAATTTAAAGTAAATATTTTTAAGGGAAATAGGATGAGTCATTTATTATCTACAAATTCAGATAAAGGTAAAGCAATAAATGCTCTTAAAAAAATATCAAAGACTCAAAATATTCAAATTGTAGGATTGGGAGATTCTCCAAATGATTTGCCTCTACTTTTAAACTCTGATATTAAGATTGTTATACCTGGTATAAAAGGACCTAACTTAAACTTATTGGAACAATTAGAGAATCTTGATTTTACTGTAGCAACTGAACCTAACGGATATGGATGGAAAAGAGAGATCAATAAATTACTAAATAATCTAAAACTTACTTAA
- a CDS encoding kinase, translating to MKDLDINFPLDKFEKLIIDIGWESLDDWFNFWINQKNIFSIDQYRNKKFNDDWIWGLALPLFSQAYQFYNNFSDRKIIGISALPGTGKTTLGKWLEAISLKLNFKIAVISIDDFYLPSDQMKLAIKDNPWNVSRGFPGSHSVKLMHEKLLNWKKNGELNVPVFDKSLRNGLGDRSHWRSDNPDLLIIEGWFLGIEPLSGDVNYQFINSDELSLCESSYRFKIQKNLMKYLEVWNLIDNIWHLKPIKFEYMNMWKTYQEKEMFIEKGKALQDEKLSNFLRMLNNSIPHKSFDIIDSYALLVIDQERNIVEAGLNL from the coding sequence GTGAAAGATCTTGATATTAATTTTCCTCTTGATAAATTTGAGAAATTAATTATTGATATTGGATGGGAATCCCTGGATGATTGGTTCAATTTTTGGATTAATCAAAAAAATATTTTTTCAATTGATCAATATAGGAATAAAAAATTTAACGATGATTGGATTTGGGGTTTAGCTTTACCACTTTTTTCTCAAGCATATCAATTTTATAACAATTTTTCTGATCGAAAAATAATTGGCATTTCAGCATTACCTGGAACCGGTAAAACAACATTAGGTAAATGGCTTGAGGCAATATCGTTAAAATTAAATTTCAAAATTGCAGTTATTTCAATTGACGATTTTTATCTCCCTTCAGATCAAATGAAATTAGCAATTAAAGATAACCCTTGGAACGTCTCAAGAGGTTTTCCTGGAAGTCACTCAGTAAAATTAATGCATGAAAAGTTATTAAATTGGAAAAAAAATGGAGAATTAAATGTACCTGTTTTTGATAAATCATTAAGAAATGGCCTAGGAGACAGATCACATTGGAGATCAGATAATCCTGATTTATTAATTATAGAGGGATGGTTCTTGGGCATAGAACCCTTATCTGGCGATGTTAATTATCAATTTATAAATTCTGATGAATTAAGTCTTTGTGAATCTTCTTATAGATTTAAAATTCAAAAAAACCTTATGAAATATCTTGAGGTTTGGAATTTAATTGATAACATATGGCACTTAAAACCTATTAAATTTGAATATATGAATATGTGGAAGACATATCAAGAGAAAGAAATGTTCATAGAGAAAGGTAAAGCCCTTCAAGATGAAAAATTATCTAATTTTTTGAGAATGCTTAATAATTCTATTCCTCATAAAAGTTTTGATATTATTGATTCTTATGCCTTGTTAGTAATTGATCAAGAAAGAAATATAGTCGAGGCTGGATTAAATTTATAG
- a CDS encoding DUF1830 domain-containing protein, giving the protein MVDFSYKNEGCRMVVLRCIGPSNFFLERVLFPTDILTFKAPNDSRVEIWGNELYGPKLEERIRISSDNEDSTLVA; this is encoded by the coding sequence ATGGTTGATTTTTCTTACAAAAATGAGGGTTGCAGAATGGTTGTGTTGAGATGTATTGGTCCATCAAACTTTTTTTTAGAGAGAGTTTTATTCCCAACTGATATTCTGACTTTTAAGGCTCCAAACGATTCTAGAGTTGAAATCTGGGGTAATGAACTATATGGTCCTAAGCTGGAAGAAAGGATAAGAATTTCTTCTGATAATGAAGATTCGACTTTAGTTGCATAG
- a CDS encoding undecaprenyl-diphosphate phosphatase yields the protein MEYLKFIIYGLIQGFTEFIPVSSTAHLKVISLFLGLDDPGSSLSAIIQLGSVFALGWYFRNDILKLSFQSSIKSSIFLINKKLLKSIFISTLPIIFFGGSVKLFFPNFFDNVLRSNLSIALVSFIMAIFMYMADISKKGFINLKNYNYFNSILIGFSQAFAIIPGFSRSGLTISTALISGWERVDAAKFSFLLGIPAISLAAIVEFIYSFNELSSFRLIPLFLGLSSTFLSSLLAIDFLLKFLTSNGLKLFIIYRIIFGFIILINL from the coding sequence TTGGAATATTTAAAATTTATTATATATGGCTTAATTCAAGGTTTTACAGAATTCATACCAGTAAGTAGTACTGCTCATTTAAAAGTTATATCTCTTTTTTTAGGTCTTGATGATCCAGGAAGCTCTTTATCTGCGATCATCCAACTTGGAAGTGTTTTTGCTTTAGGTTGGTATTTTAGAAATGATATTCTTAAATTAAGTTTTCAATCTTCAATAAAATCTTCAATTTTTTTAATAAACAAAAAGTTATTAAAGTCTATTTTCATAAGTACTCTTCCAATTATTTTTTTTGGTGGAAGTGTAAAATTATTTTTCCCTAACTTTTTTGATAATGTTTTACGTTCAAATTTATCGATAGCATTAGTTTCTTTTATAATGGCAATTTTTATGTATATGGCTGATATTTCAAAGAAAGGTTTTATAAATCTAAAAAACTATAATTACTTTAACAGTATTTTGATAGGTTTTTCTCAAGCATTTGCAATTATTCCAGGTTTCTCAAGATCTGGTTTAACTATATCCACTGCTTTAATATCTGGATGGGAAAGAGTCGATGCTGCAAAATTTTCTTTTCTTTTGGGTATCCCAGCTATATCTCTTGCTGCGATTGTGGAGTTTATTTATTCTTTCAATGAATTATCCTCATTTAGATTAATCCCTCTATTTTTAGGGCTTTCATCAACATTTTTATCTTCATTGTTAGCAATAGATTTTTTATTAAAGTTTTTAACTTCAAATGGACTGAAATTATTTATTATTTATCGAATTATTTTTGGTTTCATAATTCTTATTAATTTATAA
- the msrA gene encoding peptide-methionine (S)-S-oxide reductase MsrA, which translates to MFEFLKNIMNNGESTLKNDDNSIHRILRTDIKKVPNSQEDEIIFGCGCFWGAEKCFWKLPGVITTSVGYAGGDKISPSYYEVCSGLTGHSEVVRVVWDKSEIDISDLLKMFWECHDPTQKNRQGNDIGTQYRSAIFYKNVNNNKVILASRDQYQKELNKNNFGLIETEIKIIDNYYYAENYHQQYLASTGSRQYCSASPTKVKLGDFDGSNYKLKDSVWENFDWEIDKCVLRSDNNPIKNII; encoded by the coding sequence ATGTTTGAATTCCTAAAAAACATTATGAATAATGGAGAATCTACTTTAAAAAATGATGATAATTCAATTCACAGAATATTAAGAACAGATATAAAAAAAGTTCCTAACTCACAAGAAGATGAAATAATCTTTGGTTGTGGTTGTTTCTGGGGAGCTGAAAAATGTTTTTGGAAACTTCCTGGTGTAATCACAACATCAGTAGGATATGCTGGTGGGGATAAAATCAGCCCTTCTTATTATGAAGTTTGTTCTGGTTTAACAGGGCATTCAGAAGTTGTTAGAGTAGTATGGGATAAAAGTGAAATAGATATTAGTGATTTATTAAAAATGTTTTGGGAATGTCATGATCCCACTCAAAAAAATAGACAAGGTAATGATATAGGTACTCAATATAGGTCAGCAATTTTTTATAAGAATGTAAATAATAATAAAGTTATATTAGCGAGTAGAGATCAATATCAAAAAGAATTAAACAAAAATAATTTCGGCTTAATTGAAACGGAAATAAAAATAATTGATAATTATTATTATGCAGAAAACTACCATCAACAATATCTTGCCTCAACAGGTAGCAGACAATATTGCTCTGCATCACCTACAAAAGTCAAGTTAGGAGATTTTGATGGTAGTAACTATAAATTAAAAGATAGTGTTTGGGAAAACTTTGATTGGGAAATTGATAAGTGTGTATTGAGATCTGATAACAATCCAATAAAGAATATCATTTAG
- a CDS encoding ABC transporter ATP-binding protein, with translation MKNLNLRVISKYLRPYKKEFLYGAFALLVVNILSVVIPIEVKNIIDQLQNGFTSDFVISKSLWLIFLASCMGLIRLFSRQIVFGIGRKVEVNLRQKLFDHLLKQDPEWIQKKGSGDIISRATSDVENIRRLLGFTVLSLCNIVLAYSFTIPSMFSINKTLTISALMIFPLILGIVSLFGGRMVKQRKIQQESLSRLSDLIQEDLSGISAIKIYAQEKSEKKEFNIYNDAYRNSAIKLARTASTLFPLLQGISSISLLILLGLGTYQIESGFVTIGGLVALILYVERLVFPTALLGFTLNTFQLGQVSLDRVEEIFQNKPNIIDGAKTELLKKKVEGFLEAKNLTIKYPGSKFNSLNNLNFKIYPGELIAIVGPVGCGKTTLAKSLGRIIEIPDDQLFLDEIDLKKIKLRDLRKNIAIVPQEAFLFTSTISENLRFGNPEASSGLVKKSAKKAGLIDDINNFPQKFKTIVGERGITLSGGQRQRTALGRALLVDSPVVILDDALASVDNKTAAKIIDEMRESSKKTIIMISHQLSVAASCDRVLVMEDGEIVQEGSHKYLVKENGLYKKLWERELATNIVKN, from the coding sequence ATGAAAAATTTAAATTTAAGAGTTATATCTAAATACCTTAGACCGTACAAAAAAGAATTTTTATATGGGGCTTTTGCTCTCTTGGTTGTAAATATTCTTAGCGTCGTAATACCAATAGAAGTAAAAAATATAATTGACCAACTACAAAATGGATTTACTTCAGATTTTGTTATTTCTAAATCACTGTGGTTAATCTTCTTAGCTTCATGTATGGGTTTAATTAGACTTTTTTCTAGACAAATTGTATTTGGAATAGGTAGAAAAGTTGAGGTGAATCTTAGGCAGAAACTCTTCGATCATTTACTTAAACAAGACCCCGAATGGATTCAAAAAAAAGGAAGTGGAGATATTATTAGTAGAGCTACAAGTGATGTTGAGAACATAAGAAGACTTTTAGGTTTTACCGTTTTGAGTTTATGTAATATTGTCTTAGCTTATTCATTTACAATTCCATCAATGTTTTCAATAAACAAAACATTGACTATATCAGCATTAATGATATTTCCTTTAATTCTTGGGATAGTTAGTTTATTCGGAGGAAGAATGGTTAAACAAAGAAAAATTCAACAAGAATCTCTTTCTAGACTTAGTGACTTAATACAAGAAGATCTTTCTGGTATAAGTGCCATTAAAATTTATGCACAAGAAAAATCTGAAAAAAAAGAATTCAATATTTACAATGATGCTTATCGAAATTCAGCAATAAAACTTGCAAGAACTGCAAGTACTCTTTTCCCACTACTCCAAGGTATATCATCAATATCATTATTAATTTTATTAGGACTAGGAACATACCAAATAGAGAGCGGATTTGTCACGATAGGTGGCTTAGTAGCTTTAATTCTTTACGTCGAAAGACTTGTTTTCCCTACAGCACTATTAGGTTTTACACTGAATACTTTTCAACTTGGTCAGGTAAGTTTAGATCGTGTAGAAGAGATCTTTCAAAACAAACCAAATATTATCGATGGAGCAAAAACAGAATTATTAAAGAAAAAGGTAGAAGGTTTTTTGGAAGCAAAAAATTTAACAATAAAATATCCTGGATCAAAATTTAATTCATTGAATAATTTAAACTTTAAAATTTATCCTGGAGAACTAATTGCAATAGTTGGCCCTGTTGGCTGTGGAAAGACAACACTGGCAAAATCTCTTGGAAGAATTATTGAAATCCCAGACGATCAATTATTTTTAGATGAAATTGATTTAAAAAAAATAAAATTAAGAGATCTTAGAAAAAATATTGCAATAGTTCCTCAAGAAGCTTTCTTATTTACATCTACCATCTCAGAAAACCTACGATTTGGTAACCCAGAAGCCTCTTCTGGACTAGTCAAGAAAAGTGCAAAAAAAGCAGGGTTAATCGATGATATAAATAATTTTCCACAAAAGTTCAAAACAATTGTAGGTGAAAGAGGGATAACACTTAGTGGTGGACAAAGGCAAAGAACAGCCCTTGGTAGAGCATTACTTGTTGATTCTCCTGTCGTTATTCTTGATGACGCTTTAGCGAGTGTAGATAATAAGACAGCGGCAAAAATAATAGATGAAATGAGAGAAAGTAGTAAAAAAACAATCATAATGATTAGTCATCAATTATCTGTTGCTGCCTCCTGTGACAGGGTTTTAGTGATGGAAGATGGAGAAATAGTCCAAGAAGGTAGTCATAAATATTTAGTTAAAGAAAACGGGCTATATAAAAAACTATGGGAAAGAGAATTAGCCACTAATATTGTTAAGAACTAA
- a CDS encoding DUF3288 family protein: MSSDQTHPLHSKDKNIVDTLITKENPDDLDLINLARLLNRYNNFPGEIEIKNDIEKILMFWKITKNELFSKTKNIWSKSFRPSNNNEDLVGSGFDTSN; encoded by the coding sequence ATGAGTAGCGACCAAACGCATCCTCTACATTCAAAAGACAAGAATATTGTAGATACCCTTATTACTAAGGAAAATCCAGATGATCTTGATTTAATTAATTTAGCAAGATTATTAAATCGTTATAACAATTTCCCTGGGGAGATTGAAATAAAAAATGATATAGAAAAAATTTTGATGTTTTGGAAAATTACTAAAAATGAACTTTTTTCAAAAACAAAAAATATTTGGTCAAAAAGTTTCAGGCCTTCTAATAATAATGAAGATTTAGTTGGGTCAGGTTTTGATACTTCAAATTGA
- the trpD gene encoding anthranilate phosphoribosyltransferase, whose translation MSPNLSNSEILSTLLDGSNLDSIDASSLMKRWLNDEISEVETGAFLSALRTKGCTGEELSSMAKELLNVCKIPVERPNLYLVDTCGTGGDGANTFNISTAVAFVSAACGVKVAKHGNKSASGKVGSADVLLNLGLNLNCSLERVVSAVNEIGITFLFAPIWHKSLIKLAPLRKTLGIRTVFNQLGPLVNPLRPNAQVLGVASEDLLKPMGSALLKMGMNRAIVVYGSGGLDEASLQGENKLVFVENGELRFSKINILDFNQQNISNDKLVVTNKESNENILTSVLNGTGQKPHKNVVALNTALVLWVAGIEDDLQEGFKKALFLIDQGEAWKKFLLLKSYLSQDEFIPNI comes from the coding sequence ATGTCTCCTAATCTTTCCAATTCTGAAATACTAAGTACATTGTTAGATGGCTCAAACCTTGATTCTATAGATGCTAGTTCACTAATGAAAAGATGGCTTAATGATGAAATATCTGAAGTAGAGACAGGAGCTTTTTTGAGTGCTTTAAGAACTAAGGGTTGTACCGGCGAAGAGTTGTCATCAATGGCAAAGGAACTCTTAAATGTTTGCAAGATACCAGTAGAAAGACCTAATTTATATTTGGTAGATACTTGTGGAACGGGAGGTGATGGAGCTAATACTTTTAATATTTCTACTGCAGTTGCATTTGTTTCCGCAGCCTGTGGAGTAAAAGTTGCAAAGCATGGTAACAAGAGTGCTAGTGGAAAAGTTGGTTCAGCAGATGTATTGTTAAATCTTGGTTTGAATTTAAATTGTTCATTAGAAAGAGTAGTTTCTGCTGTTAATGAAATTGGTATTACATTTCTTTTTGCACCAATTTGGCATAAATCATTAATAAAACTTGCTCCATTGAGAAAGACGCTCGGCATAAGAACAGTGTTTAATCAACTAGGACCTTTGGTAAATCCTTTAAGACCTAATGCACAAGTATTGGGTGTTGCCTCAGAGGATCTATTAAAACCTATGGGTAGCGCTCTTTTAAAGATGGGCATGAATAGAGCGATCGTAGTATATGGATCTGGAGGTCTTGATGAAGCTTCTCTTCAAGGTGAAAATAAATTAGTTTTTGTTGAGAATGGAGAATTACGGTTCTCCAAAATAAATATTTTGGATTTTAATCAACAAAATATATCAAATGACAAGCTTGTTGTTACTAATAAAGAATCTAATGAAAACATCTTAACTTCTGTTTTAAATGGAACAGGACAAAAGCCTCATAAGAATGTTGTTGCCTTAAATACAGCTTTAGTTCTTTGGGTTGCTGGGATTGAGGATGATTTACAAGAAGGCTTCAAGAAGGCATTATTTTTAATAGATCAAGGAGAAGCATGGAAAAAATTTCTACTCTTAAAATCCTATTTATCTCAAGATGAATTTATCCCAAATATATGA